The Elaeis guineensis isolate ETL-2024a chromosome 5, EG11, whole genome shotgun sequence DNA segment AAGTTATAACCTGATGATTAAGGGTTGGTTGGCTTTATGAATCCTCATACTGCCAATTATTTGGGTTGGCTTTATGAATCCTCATATTCCGATTATTCTTATCAATACCTTTGGCTTTTTACATGGATGTCCTCGGAAGCATGCAATATGCATATCAATTTAAAGTTCATTTgttgtctgaattttttaaaaaaagtttttgacTGAATGTCAACTCATCATCAATCAGTCACTTCTTCTGTTTGGTTTTCAGACCCCAGGTCAACTTTCACGAAAGCCCCTATATGGAGGGCGGGCATATTCTAGGTCATAGTTTGGAGTACTTCTGAGTACAAGGAAAATGTGCTTGCGGGACATTTGTCTCTCCTTTACTTATCCTTCTTCTGTAGTAATTAGTTGGTTGCATGGGAAAATGACTTCTCCAGTTAGCACTCTACATTTTAACCTTCATATATTTTACATTTATCTTTCCTTGTCAATGTTTTACCATGTTAAGAATGATTTTGCCATCGTGGTGTTTCCAATAATTGCACTAGCTTATTCCTGAAACAACAATGAGTGTAAAGTGTGCAGACGATTATACCTATACCAGTGGGGTTTGTTATTTTATTGCTTGATCTTTGATTCCATAGTATTGGTCTTATAGCTGGTGGCATGCATCACGTGATGATCATTCTTTGGTTCCTTTGCTGTTTGGAGTTTCCATTCTCAAGTTCAAGCATTTTGAAGTTGTTACTTGGTTAATTTCCGCTTCCTTTAATTTTAATAAACCTGCAAGAGTATTTTAGCTTCTGTTATGGAATCTACCGCTGTAGTCATCTTGATAACCTTAAAATCTGATGTTCTTTTAACTTTGATGGCATAACCAGCTAGAAGTGTACTGTCTTAAGATCACATGACTCCTAATATATTTGTTCATCAAAATAATTTGTTAAGTTTAGCAGGATCATTGAATTATAGCAGCACCAAACTGGTAGCATCATTCATAAATAGCATGCCTGCTGTATGTGTATTTTCAGTTCTAGCAACATTATTCTCCATAAGGAACATTAAAAACCAAGAGGTTGTCATTTTGTTTTGGCTGGTATTTTTTCATGGGGAAATTTTTCTTCCTTATGAATAACTACCTTGGGGAAACTTGAAAATTCCAGAGGACCAAATAACGTTGAATTAAACAATGGTCTGATACTTGCAAGTCATACAATCCTAATAACAACATCAAAATGTCCCTCCCTTCCTCTCTGTTTGTCTGTGTTGTGGTGCTGTTCATGAGGCAACTTATGTATGTATGTGCCTTTTTCTGTATGGTATTTTATTTCATcctggttaaaaaaaaaaaaaatttacaagcaaATCATCTGCAAGATAAGCATGCTGTAAAGTTTCCTCTCGGTGATGTTGCATTGAGGAAGAGATCATCATCACTACAATCAGCTGGATGTTTGGCAAGTGTTAAGCTTTAGGAGCCATCATGTGTATAGGTAGGATATGTGGTCGTTTTTAAAAGGATACTTGGAGCAATTCTATTTTTTAGCATCCTTTTTTAATGTGAGGCGGGGGCACTTTGACCACATTAAACAATGATTTTCATATTAAGAGAAATGCTTTTTCCTACTGTGCAGAAGTTGTTATATTCCCTTCTTCAGTGCTTTGTTTAACAGCATATTATGTAATGTGGTTTGCTGAATTACTATTAAAGACAGCATCAGATGTGAGAAACAAAGGGCCAGAATGATTAAATCATCAtgttttgcttcttcttcttcttcttcttattattattattagtttcttatttttttatcccTTCTTATTTCATGCATATGTTCCCTTAAGCTTTAATCCTGAGTTTCATGTGAGGTTTCATGACTTGGAACGCTGGTTACAGGTAGCAAAGCTGAAGAGACGAAGGCTGCAGGAGACCCGTTGGCTGCTATTGGAAAAGCAGGTGCTGTTCTCATGGTTTGCAGGACTTGTGGTAAGAAGGGTGACCACTGGACATCAAAATGCCCTTACAAGGACCTAGCTCCACAAACAGATGGCTTTATTGACAGGCCAGCAGCTTCAGAAACTGCAGCTTCATCTGGTCCTAGCAAGGGTACTTATGTTCCCCCTGGCTTGAGAGCTGGTGCAGAGAGGAGCGGAACTGAAATGAGACGGAGGAATGATGAGAACTCGGTTCGGGTGACCAACCTTTCTGAGGATACTCGGGAGCCTGACCTTCATGAGCTCTTCCGTCCTTTTGGCCCTGTCACTCGTGTCTATGTCGCTGTTGATCAGAAGACTGGAGTGAGCCGAGGCTTTGGTTTTGTGAACTTTGTCAACAGGGAAGATGCAGAGAGAGCGATCAACAAGCTTAATGGCTATGGCTATGATAACCTTATCCTGAGAGTTGAATGGGCTACACCGAGGCCTAACTGAGTCTAGTGGTTGATCGCAATTGTTTGGAGTTTTCATAAGTGCTTTATGTTGCTAGCAGTTTCCCCTATTAGATTTTGCTGTGGTATGTCTGAACTCTTTAAGAGAGGATATATTAATTGTTTTCACCGTCAGCAGATGTGCTCAAGCACTTACTTTTGGGATAATGCATGGTATGCGATTATTTACCTTTGCATTTAGCTACAACAGTTTAATGTGGGTTCTGTCTTGATTAATGGAAATTTGGTTCCTCTCTTCTGAAAAATTGTGTTTGAAATGCTATTGGTGGAAGTGCATATATTTTCATTAGTTTGTGGACTTGGTATAGATATTCCAATACGCTGCCTCATGGAAAATGGAAATGTATCTTTTCTCTATGCACGTCTTTTTGGATGTTTTGTCAGCAGAAAGGGGCCCGCTCTGTTGTGATTTTTCCTCCTGGTTTCTCTTGGTTTATGAGATCGTGCCTCGTGTCCTATTTTAGTATTTTATGTTTTCGAGCACGCTTTCaatatattttattctttcttgaggtattattagataattcgcCCCCATCGCCATCAGCGACCTGTCAGCAGAACCCACCCCGAAGATATGCACGTCGTTCGTAGTCGAGGTAGCTGAGGCTGCGATGGATGGGCTGCTCGATACCATCTTTTAGACCTCCTTCGTTGCAGGGGAGGTTGTCGCGGGAGAATTTGGCGCTGGCGGACCAGACGACCTCCCACATTGTGGAGGAACCAAACTATAACCAAACATCGGCACGGGCTGACCGGTCCAACGGTACAACATTGTGTGGGCTTCCTGCAAATGGGTGCGATCTAATTGTCCAGTATCTAAGCGGTCTTTCGATGACGTACCTCTTCCGTGTCAGATCTCTCGGCAAGGTCTATTCTTGCATGGATCTTTATTGTATTATCTCTTTATTGTTTTCTCGCGACGAATGTTTGCAAAAGTTCGCTATGCTATTTTTATTGTAATGGATCTTTTATTTCCCTGATGGGCATAGACCTGATTTTAGGTGAACAACATTAACTCTtggtttattattttatttagctATTCAGTCAACTTGGATGGGCTTGTACGCGTTGGTTTGCTTGAACCACGAACATTTCCAGTGGCTCTGGAGCTGGTAGGATTGGCTTTCGGAAATTAGAATTCTCCATATGTTTCCTACCATCAGCAACTGGCTATTCCATTCGGGATGATCCTGTCGGCAGTTACTCTTGCTGATCCGCACTAGTGCCTAGTAGTTGGCGAGCTAGATCTGATGTCTTTGGACTCAGACCACCGTGCTTCATGGTGTGCTGATGCAAAGCTTCTTGGAAAGACACGGCGAGCCCATCATGGGTCGATTTCTGTGAAGAACGGCTTTGGTTCGAGAAAACTCGTTCGACGTAGACCCCATGTTGATAAAACTGGGTTGGAGGTGTGTAAGCGTTTATATTTGGTGAGTTCTGCGATTGAAACAAGGCCACCAGCTTGCTTTTGGACTTTCAGGACAGGCTGGCTGACGTGCACCACTCTCCAACAAATATTCGGTATACTTGCGCATGTACGAACAGGTATTCCAACGCTCTTccttgaaaatcataaaaaattcctTGTCCAAGAAATTTCAACTTTGAAACCAGTTCGCAAGATTCCATTCTACATGTCTCGCTCGTTGAAATTTGATTTGCAAGAAAACTAATTCCAGACGCCACCAGGTGTTTcacaattattattattattattatttttgttttgtttttataTGCTATCTCAAGGCCAGGTTTCTGACCGCAAAAAATTGGACTCTCAAGATTCGAGACAAGACTTCCCCTATCAGGAAGAGGAGCATTATCGCACGCTAACAAGTACATGTATCTAAGAAGGGTTCGAGGAATGCAAAAACGTTCGCAACATGTATATATCTACTGATTCATGGGAATTAAGCGCTCTATTTTTCATTCGACGTCCTATTTACCCATTAGCAGCTTCGGATCGGATTGGTTTTGCATCGAGTAATTGCATTATCATTCGACTTGAATCAAGTTCGGTGCAGACCATCTCTTACGAGCGCTATAAGGAATGGCCACATGCGCTGTTAGTTCTGCTCACCTTTTCTGTTGAAGCTTTTGGCAGTTTCGATGCTCTGATATAGAAAATTTTAGGAcacacacgcgcgcgcgcgcatATGAAATCCACAAGAATCTAAATCAATCTAATGTTTTTTTTACTTGTAAAACCCTAATTTCGTATCAACTAAAAACGGTGATAACTTGTCGCCCATCGAGCCAAAACCATCCACAGTCATCTCATATGATGATGAAATATAATACCACAAAGTATATACGACACTTTCTCCCTTCACAATAAATTCCTTATACGTCAGACGTGACTGTATTTACAGAAATTCACATATGCTCATCCACCTTCCTTAAAATACTTGAAGGGCGCCTTTTGGCAGACCCTtacctgagagagagagagagagaagagagaagctcCTTCATATATCGTCAAATAAACCTGAAACACGCAACGCATCTAGGGGGAGAATTATGAAGCCAAGCAACATCCCTGGTCATATCAGTATCACATCTGGCTAGAGAGAGCCTCGATCACCTTCATGATTATTAGGCTTGCCGGCGGGAGGTGGGCCGCCGGAGAGGAGAATGCAACACGGTCGCAGCAGGCGGCGAAGTGAAGAATTGGATCTCCAAGGACCGGAACCTATCGGAGTCACCACTAGGTAATCGCGTGTAGTGAGCCGAAGGCGACTCGTCGAACCATGAATTCAGTAGAGGAGCTCGTTCACCATTCCTATACTGGACTATGGCCTTGTAGATAAATGGAATGAGGCCTTCCATTATGAGAGCAAATGCGGGGAAGAAAAGAGATCCTTGCTTTGATTGGGAGGAGAGGGTGGCTGGCTGAGAGAGGCTTGTGCTCGTTGGACCGAAGAGAGGAGGGGGACTGCTTTAAAAAGAAAAGGGAGGATTGAGGCTAGATGACGTGGAGTGCTGATCATTGAAATCCAGCTCCTTTGGGGAAGCTGCGCGATTGGTCAGGAAGGACGACTTCAACGCAAAATTTAGTTGGTCTTCGGAGAAGAGTAAAACTGGAAGGGGCCATATGTCCACAAAGAGAAGTTGCCGTCTACCCATAACATCTCACCAAATCCGGTGAAAATGATGATCTATCAATGGGTTTGGTAGATTTTGTCCCTTTATAATGCTATAGTCGATTGGGGGGATTCCATACAAGTTCCACTTGCCCCTCCATCACCACAAACTCGCACCACTAGATTAATTACTATCATATCATGACTCATCCATTTTTGGTAAAATGTTTCTTTCCGCGGCAACAAAGTAAAAACCCCTTGGAATGATGATAGAGGTACCAAAGGATTTTGATTTGGACATACTCGGTTTCTTTGAAATTTCGCAGTTTGACAATTTGACTTCTAGAATAAACTTGATGGAACGTTCGTAATAACATAATGGCATCATGTACCTTTCTTAGGGTTAAATAGCCATCCTCTGCAAATAATAAAATACTATATTTTATGGTCATTGAtaataaaactaaatttatatatgCTGAGGAGTTAGTGCAAACTAAAAAAAGTAATTTTTGagaataaaatttcttttaaattaTCGTATTCAGTGGATGCAACTTCTACCATCAATTAAAACATTAAAGGTTCTGAACTGCTGAAATTTACCTCTATAATTTTACTTGCTTTATATGTCAAAATGTGGCTACGGATATGCAGATAATATGGCACTTTTTCTCAAAGAACGGTCATATGAACATTTAACAATAGCCAGCGCACAATTTTATGTTATTGATGATGTGCTTAGAATAACTAACCATACCATTTTTTTGTTTGGAAGATTTCTTTAGTCTCTCCAATGTCATAGTTCTTCTAGATCAGCCAGAAAAGCGAGGACCCTGGTAACAAAAGGTTGGCTCAAAATTTAGCAGTCGTTCAGTTTGTTCTTCTGGCATAGAATTTTTGCATCTTGAACATACTCTGATGATAATTCAACAAGCCAAGTCTAATGCAGATGACCCTACATTGCCTGGCTGGATACGTATCCTTTTAGCAAACTTCAACACCTCCCACCAAAAAGTTTCTTCTAAATTTGGGCTCTTTTGTACGAGGAAATGCCGCTGGACCTGTgtattgggcttgggctatacgCTATCTAGGAAGAATAGTTTTGTTGATGTTATCCTCATGCAAGTGCCGCCAACTGAATACAGTATTGCTTCGATTGTTGGCACGTGTTGTCAAAATTTAGAGAACCAATTAACAGTTGTTAGCCTGTAATTTAGACGAAATGTATCATCAAAGTCATTTCAATCCCAAATGCATGCCATACATAATGAGTAGTATCATGATGGTGCTACGACCTAAATATtgtccattttttttttcctcctgaaAAATTAAACTTTATTCATACCAAACCGTTACCATTCAATAGGCTGCTAAATTTCCTAAATAATGCCAAATTCTTTGATATTTAAACGGCAATAGAAATCCCTTGATGGTTTTTGAAAGTGGGGCAGGTTTACGAGAGGAGGATGCCTTCTTTTCTCCGTCTCGAGTTTTTAGCTTGCACTCAATTGCCAATAACAACGGCATATGGAAATGGGGCCCTAGGTCTCTACCTGATCCGTGTTAAATTCTAGCAAATCAATGATAGCTGGGATTAAAATTTTCGAAGAGATGGACCCTTCAACAGACACTTGTTCTGCGCAAAATTTCGATGAATGTTAAATGTGAGAGCCGGGTGACGGCACGCTCGTCAGGGAAGACCGATTTTAGTTCTGTTGGTCGTTGGAGAGACGATAACATGGGGAACGCGATCATCACCATGGGCTAAGAACCTCATCTTGTAGGACGTCAGCTAAGCCCATCAGTTCAATATCTCATCATGCACTCTTGGACCAAAACCAGGATGAAAAGATAAAGATCACGATCTGACGACTGTTTGAGACCATCTTAATGAAGCTTGGAAAGATGGGAATCATATCTTTCATAAAAGTaatattgagatttttttttttcaaggaaaCTTAAAACTAAGGTAAATCATTTAGGTgccattttttaaaagaaaaaggttAAAAGGAACTATCAAGGCAAATCGATGCAATGGATTGCGCAAACCACACATTCTCTTCAGGTTTTAAGGAAACATATCTATTTTGTTGAACGTACTtggcaaaataaaatatttattttattttcaattacAGCTGTCCACCAATCTTCACATTTGTTTGTTTATGAACTTTGGTTGCCCTCCTAGTGCGGTCGCTACAAAAGTAACAGTAGGTTGTGGACCTATAAAAGTGAGTAACTTGGATGATAGGTCTTCACAGGATGTAATCATGTAATCATGGATATTTGAATTTAATAGGCCTCCGCAAGAGCAAAGATTTTTGCTAAAATTAGCTACTAGCTTTTCTGACATCTGTCACTGTAACAGCTGTTGTTAGAGATCATGCACCTAAGGCAATTAGTAAAATATTATATCCATGCAGAGATTAGGAATGGCAAAATCGATATGATCCGATGGATATGCATCCTACCCAAATCCGATCAAATTCGAAAAATAagatttgatcggatttggataAAATCCGAAAACTATAGCACGGATATGGATAGGATATGGGTAGTACTGTTTTCTATCCAAATCCAAATCTGAACCCGATCCAAACCTACGGATATGGATAATACTCAAACTCATActcgaatatatatgtttataattctattttggtaattctgttttggttgataatatacataaaattattttggttatttatatgttctatgttgaattgtaattctatttctatatttgctttctataaatctggacttataaattatattgtatgttgaattgataattttgttttgattgataatatgcataaaattattttggttgtttatttttttggatatggaatAGACATGAGGCAGAGATAGGCATGAGAAAATGGGTTACCCGTGAATATCTCCGAACCCGTTGGATAtgaggatgggtatctcttttcttatctgaTTGGATAGAGTTTGAATATAATGTATTAAATTTGGATTTGGAGATGAACAGCTGATCCAAACTCTACCCATTGCCATCTTTAGCGGGGATTCAAATTTGGATCCAactgtatcattttttttttttttccatttgatATTGTTTTGGACCTGGTAAAGAACACGATTATCCATTTGATGAATGGATTTCCAGATGCTTGTGCACTTAAATTTTCCTTTGCAACTGTGCACAGTGCATTAGGTCTATCGAAGATCTATCTTCTGAAGCTaaaacaaacataaatttcacaTTTATCCAAAGAGAGACAGAGTCATTTCACATATTTTCTCACGAACAAACACTGCACATATTTAACCAGTtcatgtaaggaaattaagacTAATCCAGTAATCTGAATAAGGTACCATAATGAGGCTCAACAGCAGCAATGAACGTGAAGTCTAAACACCAATCCGTACACTATTTATTAGCAAGTATTCAGATCAAGATatatgtttttgttttttttggtgaATGAAGATTCGTGGTTCCATTCAACCTCTTGAGAATGCAAATTGCTTGGTTCTACACATACATCTGGCTAAGCAACAAGGTCGCCAAGCGAGAAGGGCTCTGACCAAATCCATTAATAACTCAATCGGACTCGTCCTTGTCATATCGCTTACCCCTGGTTGAAATGGGTTTCGACCAACGCCAAAGTTCCCAAGGTTGCTTGTGCCCAACCCCTCTGGGCTTAGAAACAACAACCAAGCAGGAACAACACCACCAGAAATAGTATTGCCTCTCTATAGCACGATCTAACACGACTAAATTATATTTGCGCAGCTTGCTCTCACACTTCACGAGGAAAAAGAGCCGTCTTGCAAATTCAACAAGGTGAATAAGTAAAATATAATTTCCCTAATGCACCTCGAAACCATTCAAACAATGGCTTTCTTACAAAATTCGATcaataaatatctaaaatcttaTAGACGTAGATCAAAAACAACTGAAGATGAGGATCCAACATGATCTGCTATGCCTGTCTTTTGAGATACCGCATGCCAATCAGTCCATGACAGCAAGCCATGGGCTGAGAAGAAACACTTGGCAGCTAGGTTTATACAATATCTTGTTGGCAGTCTGCTCAAACTTTTTCATTGTAGCTTCATTTCCTTTTAAGCCTATCTGGACAAATATCCTGTCCATCAGGATGAACTCCTGAAATTTGACCTGCAGGTAAATGCACAGAAAATTGTTGCTGTTTAGTAGAATGTAGGGAATTTGGTTGCTTCTATGTTAAAGGTTGATTAATTGATGCACACTAGTATATCCTAGAGATTGGAAATAGTAACTTGATCCATGAAAGCCGATGGTGGTGTCGAAAAACAAAGATATCCACCTTCGCCAATGTTTATAGCTTCCTTACCACTGCCAAATCCACCTGGTCATTGAAAAATCGTATCTTCAGTTCATATTATTAGATTTGAGGTATTTATAAACACAATAAAATCATTTAACAGAGTGGGAATCATAGCAAAAATAATAAATTCTATCTTGAACTACATAACAATCACTTATATAAGTGATTTTTAGGAGACTAGAACAGACCTGAGCCATGATAGAAGCAACCTATGAGAAGGAAAGCACCCTGAGATTTACAGAAAATCTAATTACTTAAATTAAACTCCAACCTTATAGTACCTTACCAGTTGATGCACTTGCATTAACATACCAAGGGAACCATACTGATGGACAACCAAGGCAAGGTTTGTGGCTTTTGATGCAGTGATCCAACAAGCAGTAAGCTTCCATTGTCAGCTAAACGTCGAGAGGGATTTACCGGTCTTCTTGTTGCCATGATTCCGATATTCAAACAAGTGCGATTGCATGCTGaatttacttaattaaaaaaaaaaaaatattacgctGAAAAaggttgttaggatttgacgcctcgagattcagcccacagcgaggttcgcggcgaaaaacggagtccaacgagaccaagatcacctgaaacggagctcggatggaggagatacgagcttttgaagtcggcacgagaatcgaggcggcggaggaccgccgactACCGACGGCGGCGGCagcggcacggccgcaggcggcggcgcgcgggacgcgcgacccaggcccgcacgtcGCGGCCCAAGCGCGcgcaggccggcccaggccagcggcctgctggcccccttgctccggtccaccgtggaccgggcggtccacggcggggcctgtggaccgcgtgggcatttcccacgcatttctcgtggtccacggcactattccgtggaccggagcgcgatccaacggcccaggtggctcccggtcttgatccgacggtctgggacgctgatttggcttgtttaggactcttaaacctaattagattaggtttaaactctgtttaaaCCTTTAAAAAGGCTTGTGACGAAACAGAGAGGTGAGTGGttcgttttctcgccgccgtacgaacccgagaagagagagaggggcgagagcgctgtgagagaggagcaggaggctcctggacagcggtcgccaggctcttcaggggttcaggggggtctccaagagagagagagcttttgaaaggagaacttcagatgagagagaattgggtgtacaagggttgagggtgaggtctcctcttgtaaaatttctttttcatagtgaagtttgcatgccccgtggagacgagtcattttgtggctgatccacgtattttgattgttttttttttgttttgtttcttctttcttcctactgcatcgcgtggtattgaaaggatcttgggaggtggtgtcctgaccagacatccacccaacaaagaTAGAAGAAGAGCAAGGAGTGCTTGAAGCTTGTATAAAAAGGCGTACAAGCAGAACAAAAACAGCAAGAAAGAAGACAACTAGATGCAAACATACAGCATGAAAAGCTGTTCCAGTTTCAAGAACATATCCATAATCTATAATATGGTAAGAAGAATTATGCAACACCACATCATGAAGCCTTTTTTTGTATCGAATTTAGAGAACAATCAAAATCTGCAAAAATCTCACCTTGGTAACATCAAAAAGTCGCATAGATTATCAAATGAATTTACTGTATTTGTAATTGCATGATCTTGGTTAGTGAACTAGATTTACTCTGAGAAATTTCAGTTTTATGCTATAGAATCTCTAAAGATttacagactgatagcgataatTAAAGCAATAAATATCGTTACTGAAGCTGTTTTCCTAATTTctaaaagaatagaaaaaaaattacttatagAAATCTATCTTGGAATAGGCAGACCAATGTGTTGTGGCGTAAAAGAAAGGAcatcattagtcccatattggttGAAGTCAAGGAAAAATCTAACTTATATAGAAAGAGATCACTTTTCTTACTTAGGCACCTTTCTAGAGGTAAAATCGTGAGATCCAAAAATAGCCCATATAGCCCTCAGCCCTTATTGCAACAAAATTTACAAGCATCGTGAATGTAACTACAAAATCTATGAGCATCCTGTGGACCTAATATTATTAGTGAGTTGTTCATAGAAAATAATATTCTAGTGAGTTGTTCATAGAAAATAATATTCGATCAGGAACATCCCCACTGCACTGATGTGCTACTATGAAACAATGTCTCTACATATAGAAATAAAACtttgttttcttaaaaaatacacCATATACATCAGAtgcttttgaaataaaatatgcaTCAAGAACTATACTGGTTGATCATGCTTAGAAGGTGGAGGTGATGTGAATGCAGTGATGAGCTTGAGATATTTTTTACTctaaaagaaaaacaagaaaccCTAGTCcgtcccctctctctttttctctgtcTCGCTCAGGGAAGAAAACGGACGAGTGCGCGGGGTACGCGTGATATTTTTTTCGCTTTCAGGTAGACCAAGGGAAAAGAtaagaggaaaaaataaaaagaagaaaaaaatcgatCTTTTTTGAaggagggattttttttttttataaaaaaaaaagcactCTTCCAAATCATATATACTTCTTTCATAATCAAGAAGATTAGGAAGAGATTGGACGAGATTGCAGCGATAGGCCGATGGAAATCGTCCATCGGCAGGTTTATGGAAGAGATGGGGGCAGGGAGGTCATCGTAGCTCCGGTTGTTGGAATAGGAGGTCTCGGCAATGAAAGGTCAAATGCTAAACATCATTGGCTCTCTTGATCATCTCTGTGCCTCTTAATGAAGAAGTAGTGGGTTTTCGAGATCTCAATAATATTTATAAAGCTTTTAAATTCAAACTCTGCTGGACTTTATTGCATTCAGATGGATTTTGGAGTGACAAGTTTCTAACTAGATAACatggttttccttttttttatttttttttttaatttttctttttcttggtggTACGAGAGGATAGAGAAGTCGAAGTTCTCCGTAGGTTTTGGAGGGTTGGGGGCCGCCGCGGATGGAGGAAGAAGTGACTATTGCAGTCCACCCGAGTATGGAATGAACAAAAACCCAAAAGAActtcctctcctcctccaagatgcCCCTTTCCTCGCTATTCCTTCTAATCCCAacccaaaaataaattaaaaaaaaaaaggagagagagaaagggagaaagaGAGTAGATGAGGAGCGAGAC contains these protein-coding regions:
- the LOC105044342 gene encoding uncharacterized protein; translated protein: MSGGGGGSKGDEAADCPDSEIYSTLMDPNETVHRHLSQGGFGSGKEAINIGEGGYLCFSTPPSAFMDQVKFQEFILMDRIFVQIGLKGNEATMKKFEQTANKILYKPSCQVFLLSPWLAVMD
- the LOC105044341 gene encoding uncharacterized protein, coding for MAVDGARPHKLRWGELDEDDGGDLDFLLPPRVVLGPDENGIKKTIEYRFDDEGNKVKVTTTTLVRKLARARLSKRALERRSWPKFGDAAREDASSRLTMVSTEEILLEKPRAPGSKAEETKAAGDPLAAIGKAGAVLMVCRTCGKKGDHWTSKCPYKDLAPQTDGFIDRPAASETAASSGPSKGTYVPPGLRAGAERSGTEMRRRNDENSVRVTNLSEDTREPDLHELFRPFGPVTRVYVAVDQKTGVSRGFGFVNFVNREDAERAINKLNGYGYDNLILRVEWATPRPN